A window of Christiangramia forsetii KT0803 contains these coding sequences:
- a CDS encoding TonB-dependent receptor, whose protein sequence is MKNFYVLILSFFLCLVAQSQTRTISGVVLDENSQPLGGVTVAIKDTNKGTSTDFDGIYSLEAEFGQTLVFTFVGFDAREVFIDSEEINVTMVSGMALGEVVLVGSRNPSRTVVESTVPIDVLDVQEMTIAVPQVNLNQMLNYVAPSFTSNTQTISDGTDHIDPASLRGLGPDQVLVLINGKRRHNSSLVNVNGTFGRGSVGTDLNAIPASAIKRIEVLRDGAAAQYGSDAIAGVINIVLIDQTDELSVNITTGANFSKNANEQTGGVDGETVNVAASYGISLGEKGGFVTFAGDFDYREDYNRMREWEGTIFNAYNAIEFRAANFGANIASLTDDQIKDFAQDVSYFSSEFQNDISNAEDRETLQSLLGMDVTENELDARGLDRTDFNMRVGQSGLRGGRFFANMSLPLDEEGTELYSFAGMSSRRGNSAGFYRLPNQSRTYTPIYINGFLPEINSKIKDQSIAVGVRGAVSEWDVDFSNTWGKNEFQYFISNTSNASLQRASPTSFDAGGFSFIQNTTNLDISRLFQEVFLGLNIAFGAEHRFENYEIVAGERGSYEQYTQSGDVVVRADQNPATDFFGSARPGGSQVFPGFSPKNELSRERSSIAGYFDAELDFSEKFLMTFATRFEDYSDFGSTLNFKLSSRYKLTDDINIRGAVNTGFRAPSLHQLYFNSTSTIFDNAGNPQEVGTFSNDSRPAELLGIPQLKEETSRSISLGFTAKIPDANLSLTVDGYFVAIDDRIVYTGQFSGPGTGSELDNLLAQANATAASFFANAIDTESKGLDMVLTHKAVFNDNLRLKSDLAATLSKTKKVGDINASEVLERAGLVDTYFPEDSRIYLEEAVPRTKVNLTNSLTAGDFNFFLRNVYFGEVTEASTVLENQQVFSSKIVTDLSVGYHATETLTLTLGANNIFDIYPDRAEEEFNNRSSGRFDWSRRAQQFGIAGRFLFARLSINLD, encoded by the coding sequence ATGAAAAATTTCTACGTACTCATTTTATCGTTTTTCCTTTGTTTGGTAGCTCAATCGCAAACCCGAACAATAAGTGGAGTTGTACTTGATGAGAATTCTCAACCTCTTGGCGGGGTCACAGTTGCAATCAAGGATACGAATAAGGGAACCAGTACAGATTTTGATGGGATTTATTCCCTGGAGGCAGAATTTGGACAAACGCTCGTATTCACCTTTGTGGGATTTGATGCCCGCGAAGTTTTTATAGATAGCGAAGAGATAAATGTTACTATGGTCTCAGGGATGGCACTCGGGGAAGTGGTACTGGTAGGCTCTAGGAATCCCAGTAGAACTGTAGTAGAATCAACGGTTCCCATAGATGTTCTGGATGTTCAGGAGATGACCATAGCTGTTCCCCAGGTGAATTTGAATCAGATGTTAAATTACGTCGCCCCCTCTTTTACTTCAAATACCCAGACAATTTCTGATGGAACAGATCACATTGATCCTGCATCATTGAGAGGATTGGGACCAGACCAGGTATTGGTATTGATCAACGGGAAACGCAGACATAATTCTTCTTTAGTAAACGTAAACGGAACTTTCGGTAGGGGAAGCGTAGGTACAGATTTAAATGCGATTCCTGCTTCAGCAATTAAACGGATCGAGGTTCTGCGGGATGGCGCTGCAGCCCAATATGGTTCAGATGCTATTGCCGGAGTGATCAATATTGTATTGATAGATCAAACAGATGAGCTAAGTGTGAATATCACTACTGGCGCAAATTTTTCTAAAAATGCGAATGAACAAACCGGGGGAGTTGATGGAGAAACGGTAAACGTAGCAGCGAGCTACGGTATTTCTTTGGGGGAGAAAGGTGGATTTGTGACCTTCGCAGGAGATTTCGATTATCGTGAAGATTATAACCGAATGAGAGAGTGGGAAGGTACTATTTTCAATGCCTATAATGCAATTGAATTTCGCGCTGCAAATTTCGGAGCGAATATAGCTTCTCTGACCGATGATCAAATTAAAGATTTTGCCCAGGATGTTTCGTATTTCAGTAGTGAGTTTCAGAATGATATTAGCAATGCTGAAGACAGGGAAACGCTGCAATCGCTCTTGGGAATGGATGTCACAGAAAATGAACTTGATGCAAGGGGACTAGATCGTACAGATTTTAATATGAGGGTAGGTCAATCTGGATTAAGAGGTGGACGTTTCTTTGCCAATATGTCTTTACCTCTCGATGAAGAAGGAACTGAATTATATTCTTTTGCAGGAATGAGTTCTAGGAGGGGAAATTCTGCTGGATTCTATAGGTTGCCCAATCAAAGTAGGACCTATACTCCAATTTATATCAACGGATTTTTGCCTGAGATTAATTCCAAAATCAAAGACCAGTCTATTGCTGTGGGAGTTCGGGGTGCAGTTAGTGAATGGGATGTAGATTTTAGCAATACCTGGGGTAAAAATGAATTTCAATATTTTATCTCGAATACTTCCAACGCTTCTTTGCAAAGAGCGAGTCCGACTTCTTTTGATGCCGGAGGTTTTTCTTTTATTCAGAATACCACAAACCTTGATATAAGCAGGTTGTTTCAAGAAGTCTTTCTGGGTTTGAATATAGCTTTCGGGGCAGAACATAGATTTGAAAATTATGAGATCGTAGCCGGTGAGCGTGGTTCGTACGAGCAATACACTCAGAGCGGGGATGTTGTAGTAAGAGCAGATCAAAATCCGGCAACAGATTTCTTCGGAAGTGCCAGACCGGGAGGATCCCAGGTTTTTCCGGGCTTTAGTCCGAAAAATGAACTTTCCAGGGAAAGAAGTAGTATCGCCGGGTATTTTGATGCCGAATTGGATTTTAGCGAAAAATTCCTGATGACCTTCGCTACCAGATTTGAAGATTATTCAGATTTTGGTTCTACCCTGAATTTCAAATTGTCTTCCCGTTATAAACTAACCGATGATATTAACATTAGAGGAGCGGTCAATACAGGGTTTAGGGCACCTTCTTTACATCAGTTATATTTCAATTCTACTTCTACGATATTTGATAATGCTGGAAATCCGCAAGAAGTGGGTACTTTTTCTAATGATAGTCGGCCGGCAGAGCTCTTGGGGATTCCTCAGTTAAAAGAAGAAACCTCAAGAAGTATAAGCCTTGGTTTTACGGCTAAGATTCCCGATGCGAACCTTTCGTTAACTGTAGATGGATATTTTGTAGCAATAGATGATAGAATTGTATATACTGGTCAGTTTAGCGGGCCGGGCACTGGCTCAGAACTTGATAATCTTTTAGCCCAGGCAAATGCAACTGCGGCTTCATTTTTTGCAAATGCGATAGATACCGAATCTAAAGGTCTGGATATGGTACTAACGCATAAAGCTGTCTTTAATGATAATTTAAGATTGAAATCAGATCTTGCCGCAACGCTTTCAAAGACTAAAAAGGTTGGTGATATCAATGCTTCAGAGGTTTTGGAGCGAGCTGGTTTAGTAGACACTTATTTTCCTGAAGATAGCCGGATCTACCTCGAAGAGGCTGTACCTAGAACAAAGGTTAATCTTACCAATAGTTTGACCGCCGGGGATTTTAATTTTTTTCTGAGAAATGTTTATTTTGGTGAAGTGACCGAAGCATCAACAGTCCTTGAAAATCAGCAGGTATTTAGTTCTAAAATTGTAACAGATCTATCGGTAGGCTATCATGCTACAGAAACTTTGACTTTAACCTTGGGGGCAAATAATATTTTCGATATCTATCCAGACAGGGCAGAAGAAGAATTTAATAACCGTAGTTCCGGTAGGTTTGACTGGTCTAGGCGTGCCCAGCAATTTGGGATTGCAGGTCGTTTTCTGTTCGCCAGACTCAGTATTAATTTAGATTAG
- the pepT gene encoding peptidase T, whose amino-acid sequence MINKERLTKKFISYVKIDTQSDPKSETTPSTEKQWNLANKLVDELKEIGLQDVGIDENAYVMATLPANVPHEVPVIGFVSHFDTTPDFSGTNVNPQIIENYDGKDIVLNTEKNIILSPDYFEDLEQYKGQTLITTDGTTLLGADDKAGITEIITAMEYLVDNPEIPHGKIRICFTPDEEIGRGAHKFDIEKFGAEWAYTMDGSQIGELEYENFNAAGAVVKIFGKSVHPGYAKDKMINSMYIAQDFINSLPRMETPEHTEGRQGFFHLSSIKGDVEETVLEYIIRDHDKTHFEARKQMMQDLVSDICSQYDRDCISIEIKDQYANMREKVEPVLHIVDLAEKAMEEVNVKPIIKPIRGGTDGAQLSYMGLPCPNIFAGGHNFHGKYEYVPVESMQKAAEVIVKLAELTAKKYE is encoded by the coding sequence ATGATTAATAAGGAAAGACTTACTAAGAAATTCATCAGCTATGTGAAAATCGATACGCAAAGTGATCCTAAAAGCGAAACCACTCCCAGTACAGAAAAACAATGGAACCTCGCTAATAAATTAGTAGATGAATTAAAAGAAATAGGCCTTCAGGACGTAGGTATTGATGAGAACGCGTATGTAATGGCTACGTTACCGGCCAATGTACCTCATGAAGTTCCCGTTATAGGCTTTGTTTCCCATTTTGACACCACTCCCGATTTTTCAGGTACCAATGTAAATCCGCAGATTATCGAGAATTATGATGGTAAGGATATCGTTCTAAATACTGAAAAAAACATCATCCTTTCTCCTGACTATTTTGAGGATCTCGAACAGTATAAAGGTCAAACCCTTATCACTACAGACGGAACCACTTTATTAGGAGCCGATGATAAAGCAGGGATCACAGAGATTATTACCGCAATGGAATATCTGGTAGATAATCCTGAAATCCCTCACGGAAAAATAAGAATCTGTTTTACCCCTGATGAAGAAATTGGTCGTGGTGCTCATAAATTCGATATAGAAAAATTTGGAGCTGAATGGGCTTATACTATGGATGGTAGCCAGATTGGAGAATTGGAATATGAGAACTTTAATGCGGCCGGCGCTGTAGTCAAAATTTTCGGGAAAAGCGTTCACCCTGGATATGCTAAAGATAAGATGATCAATAGCATGTATATAGCACAGGATTTTATTAACTCCCTGCCAAGAATGGAAACACCCGAACACACTGAAGGCCGGCAAGGATTCTTCCATTTAAGTAGTATTAAAGGAGATGTAGAAGAAACTGTTCTTGAATATATTATTAGAGATCACGATAAAACTCATTTTGAAGCAAGAAAGCAAATGATGCAGGACCTGGTGAGCGATATTTGTTCGCAGTATGACAGAGATTGTATAAGTATTGAAATAAAAGATCAATATGCCAATATGCGGGAAAAGGTAGAACCGGTATTGCATATCGTAGACCTGGCTGAAAAGGCTATGGAAGAAGTAAACGTAAAACCTATCATTAAACCTATTAGAGGTGGAACTGATGGTGCACAGCTGAGTTACATGGGACTTCCCTGCCCCAATATTTTTGCTGGAGGACATAATTTTCATGGAAAATATGAATATGTTCCTGTGGAGAGCATGCAAAAAGCAGCCGAAGTTATCGTTAAATTAGCAGAACTAACGGCAAAGAAATACGAATAA
- a CDS encoding DUF1801 domain-containing protein translates to MAVKNAEEYISCHSYWEEELRQLHELILTTDLKSEIKWGAPVYTLEGKNVVGLGAFKNHFGIWFFNGALLKENTSLLVNAQEGKTKALRQIRFEKGDQLKNSSLLPYIEEAIQNQRAGLEIKPVTQKKLMVPPELSTALKTDTEL, encoded by the coding sequence ATGGCTGTAAAAAATGCGGAAGAATATATTTCATGTCATTCATATTGGGAGGAAGAACTAAGGCAGCTACATGAATTGATCTTAACCACAGATCTAAAATCTGAGATTAAATGGGGAGCCCCTGTTTATACCTTAGAAGGAAAAAATGTAGTTGGACTGGGAGCTTTTAAAAATCATTTTGGCATCTGGTTTTTTAATGGTGCACTTCTAAAAGAGAACACTTCTCTTTTAGTAAATGCCCAGGAAGGAAAAACAAAAGCCTTAAGACAGATTCGTTTTGAAAAAGGCGATCAGCTTAAAAATTCAAGTTTACTTCCGTATATAGAAGAAGCTATTCAAAATCAACGTGCCGGCCTGGAGATAAAACCAGTCACACAAAAGAAACTAATGGTACCTCCTGAACTTTCTACGGCTCTTAAGACAGATACAGAACTGTAA
- the yajC gene encoding preprotein translocase subunit YajC produces the protein MDQLTQFAPIILMFVVVYFFMIRPQMKKAKQEKNFAAELKKGDRVITKSGMHGKIIDFSEKNNSVIIETGAGKITFDRSSISMEMSKKLNEPAKPVKEKK, from the coding sequence ATGGATCAATTAACGCAGTTTGCACCAATTATTTTAATGTTTGTGGTGGTGTATTTTTTTATGATACGCCCGCAAATGAAGAAAGCTAAACAAGAGAAAAATTTTGCTGCCGAGCTTAAAAAGGGAGATCGGGTTATTACCAAAAGTGGAATGCATGGTAAAATTATAGATTTTAGCGAAAAAAATAATTCGGTGATAATTGAAACCGGAGCAGGAAAAATAACATTTGACAGGTCTTCCATTTCTATGGAAATGAGTAAGAAACTTAATGAGCCTGCAAAACCTGTAAAGGAGAAAAAGTAA
- a CDS encoding DUF1573 domain-containing protein, which translates to MKKTILMFAAVGAMLFTGCKDNASDKVKAENVEASAERDAQETQYPEITFNESEFDFGNIAKGTNVEHVFKFENTGNAPLVITNASSSCGCTVPEYHKNETIAPGETGEMLVKFNGSGNGQVTKTVTVSANTETGKEQIKIKAFVEADENAS; encoded by the coding sequence ATGAAAAAGACAATTTTGATGTTTGCAGCAGTAGGGGCGATGCTGTTCACCGGATGTAAAGATAATGCCTCAGACAAAGTAAAAGCTGAAAACGTTGAAGCTTCTGCTGAACGTGACGCTCAGGAAACTCAATATCCAGAGATTACATTTAATGAATCTGAATTTGACTTTGGTAATATTGCTAAAGGAACAAATGTTGAGCACGTATTTAAATTTGAAAATACAGGAAACGCTCCATTAGTAATCACAAATGCTTCAAGTTCTTGTGGATGTACAGTTCCTGAATATCATAAAAATGAAACCATTGCTCCTGGAGAGACTGGTGAGATGCTGGTTAAGTTTAACGGGTCTGGAAACGGACAGGTTACTAAAACAGTGACTGTATCTGCAAATACAGAAACAGGAAAAGAACAAATTAAAATCAAAGCTTTTGTAGAAGCTGACGAAAACGCTAGCTAA
- the nusB gene encoding transcription antitermination factor NusB — MLTRRHIRVKVMQSLYAFNQSQNDNLATEEKFLLKSMQEMYDLFLLQISLITEIREHAETYLEKSQQKHLATSEEKDPNRKFVNNQVFQILNENESIQNALEKHKINHWKQDDEYVAIIWNEIRNSLTYQEYLETRESSFKEDKDFIVHIFKEIIAPNDKLYDYLEDKKLTWVDDLPLVNTAILKFLQKMKESTGREKKITQLFKNEEDKEFAIKLFRKTYLNDEDLSEEMLGKTPNWDKDRIAEVDMVLIKMAICEFLKFTSIPVKVTINEYLEIAKEYSTPKSSIFINGVLDKLSKEYQTEDKLNKTGRGLM; from the coding sequence ATGTTGACAAGAAGACATATCAGGGTTAAAGTAATGCAGTCACTATACGCTTTTAACCAAAGCCAGAATGATAACCTTGCCACTGAAGAAAAATTTCTGCTCAAAAGTATGCAGGAGATGTATGACCTTTTCTTATTACAAATCAGTTTAATTACTGAAATAAGAGAACATGCAGAAACCTATTTAGAAAAATCACAACAAAAGCATTTAGCGACCAGCGAAGAGAAAGATCCTAATCGCAAATTTGTAAATAATCAGGTCTTTCAAATTCTCAATGAGAACGAAAGTATCCAGAATGCGTTGGAGAAGCATAAGATCAATCACTGGAAACAGGATGACGAATATGTGGCTATTATTTGGAATGAAATTAGGAATAGCCTAACGTACCAGGAGTATTTAGAAACCAGGGAAAGCAGTTTTAAAGAAGATAAGGACTTTATTGTTCATATTTTTAAAGAGATTATTGCGCCTAATGATAAGCTTTACGATTACCTGGAAGATAAAAAGCTAACATGGGTGGACGACCTTCCCCTGGTAAATACCGCTATCCTAAAATTTCTTCAGAAAATGAAAGAATCTACCGGTAGGGAGAAGAAGATCACGCAGCTTTTTAAGAATGAAGAGGATAAGGAATTTGCCATAAAACTTTTCAGAAAAACTTATCTCAACGATGAAGACCTTTCCGAAGAAATGCTAGGGAAGACACCAAACTGGGATAAAGATCGTATTGCTGAAGTTGATATGGTTTTAATTAAAATGGCTATTTGTGAATTTTTGAAATTCACTAGTATTCCTGTTAAGGTAACCATTAATGAATATCTTGAAATTGCTAAGGAATATAGTACTCCTAAAAGTAGCATTTTTATAAACGGGGTTCTAGATAAGTTGTCCAAGGAATACCAAACAGAAGACAAGTTAAATAAAACCGGAAGAGGTCTTATGTAG